CTTTCCTCTAAAGATGCTTCTGCTTGAATATCATTATTTACTACTATTTTTTTCAATTCTTTCAACATAGCAGTAGGACCACAACTATAAATATAATCAATTTCCTGTTTATCTTTAATTAAACTTTTTAAATAATCGACTCCATTTCCCTTAAATCCTAAACTACCATCGATAGTAACATTATCTAATTTTAGATCAAGTTTAGAAAATTTATTTTTCAAAAATAATAATTCCTCTTTATTTTGAGCTCCTAATAATACTCTTAAATTATTATTTTCAGATAATTTTTTTGCTAAAAAATATAAGGGAGCTATTCCCATTCCTCCACCAATTAGTACAATATTTTTATTTTTGTTTTTTAGATTAAAACCATTTCCTAAATTTTCTAAAATATCTACATCTTCACCACTTTTAATTTCCGACATTAATTTTGTTCCTCTACCACAAACTTTATAAACAATTGTTAATAAATTTTCTTTTTTATTTATATCAAAAATACTAAATGGTCTTCTCAATAAGGGATCATAACTATCATTTTTTATTTTAAGATGAATAAATTGACCGGGATTTGCTTTGATTTTCTCTTCTGATTCAAGTGCCATTTTATAAATGCCAGGGCCAACTTTTTCATTATCTTTAACTAACAAATTTAATTTCCCCTTTCATTACTATCCATTAAACTTAGTAATCGCTTTATTAACTTCTTCTTTCATATTTTTGGCAGCTTCACCGGCTGCTATAGCAAATTCTTTCTCTTTATATTTATTATCATTTCTATAGGCAAATATTATTCCTCTTGCTGAATTTACAATAGCTCCTAATCCCTCTTTATCAAATCCAGAAGCAACATCATCTGCTCCTCCACCCTGAGCACCATAGCCAGGTATTAAGAAAAATACTCCAGGCATTAAGGAACGCAATTTTTTTAATTCCTGAGGATATGTCGCTCCAATAACTGCTCCAAGATTGGAATACCCACTATCACCTTTATAATTATTACCCCACTTTTTAACTAATTGGCCCATATGTTCATAAATTTTCTTACCATCTTTGCTTTCAATATCCTGAATATCACCTGCACTTTTATTGGATGTTCTTACTAGAGCAAAGGCACCTTTATTTTTATATTGCAAAAATGGTTTTACTCCATCCAGGCCAAAATAGGGATTAATAGTTATTGCATC
This is a stretch of genomic DNA from Halanaerobiales bacterium. It encodes these proteins:
- the pyrF gene encoding orotidine-5'-phosphate decarboxylase yields the protein MIRLKSFVDKLINKIKKTDSRICVGLDPHLDLIPEYILNNAREKYSDHDKAIAMAVLDFNKKIIDEVVEHTAIIKPQIAFYEKIGLKGLKTLEKTVEYAKEKGLLVLLDAKRNDIGSTAGAYAEAHLKNENIDAITINPYFGLDGVKPFLQYKNKGAFALVRTSNKSAGDIQDIESKDGKKIYEHMGQLVKKWGNNYKGDSGYSNLGAVIGATYPQELKKLRSLMPGVFFLIPGYGAQGGGADDVASGFDKEGLGAIVNSARGIIFAYRNDNKYKEKEFAIAAGEAAKNMKEEVNKAITKFNG
- a CDS encoding dihydroorotate dehydrogenase electron transfer subunit codes for the protein MLVKDNEKVGPGIYKMALESEEKIKANPGQFIHLKIKNDSYDPLLRRPFSIFDINKKENLLTIVYKVCGRGTKLMSEIKSGEDVDILENLGNGFNLKNKNKNIVLIGGGMGIAPLYFLAKKLSENNNLRVLLGAQNKEELLFLKNKFSKLDLKLDNVTIDGSLGFKGNGVDYLKSLIKDKQEIDYIYSCGPTAMLKELKKIVVNNDIQAEASLEE